In Aspergillus nidulans FGSC A4 chromosome IV, a single window of DNA contains:
- a CDS encoding uncharacterized protein (transcript_id=CADANIAT00000623) yields MKLPVLYIPLLLSPPVVSIVAYESTLTPPLQNANHIFNAIHASMRQRPAITLRRRHLGWNIGHWTLDSQDRILFNDTITGGISSEDQRARAVCQLAKDEWEDRLDGVIRMAAGFEIILCEPEVNLVSVRVMPVPSKTKDGEQKQMRDREHLQIGSGGNGGKAGKAGKAGKAGKAAPFQTRASFILRFIPCDQNSVEAAYRRLDVEQERFMSLALWLWQQRTNSNFLRLWLRAWNRAP; encoded by the exons ATGAAACTCCCAGTTCTCTATATTCCTCTCCTCCTATCGCCACCCGTTGTCTCGATAGTCGCCTACGAGAGCACGCTTACACCACCGCTGCAAAACGCAAATCACATCTTCAACGCGATCCACGCTTCAATGCG CCAAAGACCTGCGATTACTCTACGTCGACGGCACCTCGGCTGGAACATCGGCCATTGGACACTCGACAGTCAAGACCGCATTTTGTTTAACGACACTATCACCGGGGGCATCAGTAGCGAGGATCAGCGCGCAAGAGCTGTCTGTCAGCTTGCGAAGGATGAATGGGAGGACCGTCTTGACGGAGTCATTCGTATGGCGGCCGGCTTCGAGATTATCCTGTGTGAGCCGGAAGTGAATCTGGTGTCAGTGCGGGTCATGCCCGTGCCTTCTAAGACGAAGGACggggagcagaagcagatgcGGGACCGCGAGCATCTACAGATCGGGTCAGGAGGGAACGGAGGGAAAGCAGGTaaagcaggaaaagcaggaaaagcaggaaaagcTGCTCCCTTCCAGACTCGTGCCAGCTTCATCCTGCGCTTCATCCCCTGTGATCAAAACAGCGTGGAAGCAGCCTATAGAAGATTAGATGTAGAACAGGAGAGATTTATGTCTTTAGCCCTCTGGCTGTGGCAACAGCGTACAAATTCAAATTTTCTGCGGCTGTGGTTGCGTGCCTGGAACCGAGCACCCTGA
- a CDS encoding carboxylesterase/lipase family protein (transcript_id=CADANIAT00000624), with product MATSRPTSTSTWSRLALALSASFIPLPAYAQLYDKVIQTEYGPVKGFKYFNKSTLEKNWGSSADGSNVAAFLSIPFAADTAYENRWKPPQPREPWNETLVADTWGPGCPTSYATDYSEDCLTVNIWTGANSSSDRLPVMIYNQGSDEPSNSAVYYGGGVARKGVVAVTFNRRDDVFGYLAHPELNAESEKENGHSSSGNYGILDFLELLKWVQRNIENFGGDSTSVTIVGQSFGSAQVYHAVNSGLFKGLFHGAIAESGVRYPYDTLLAGLADSYVTMPKAIQNGLNYTASHNASSIADLRKLSTEEIMVGSGDRVTDADIWWVTALSCMYPLKYKPVLDGYVLPEKYIDSLRNGPANDVPFITGNNKDESGAATSTDYTAKEYHEYASLKYGNLSSRYFALYPGNNETQASRSWNAAARDTSLVSSWLFAKDWAKSASSPFYTYYWDHAPPSQTQGAYHESEVFYTMDTLYANADDHEWTWYDYHVAEIMSSYWVNFVKTGDPNLGGTYPWKNLTYWAPVGSGKNETVFHVGDGFGEVPLAKHEQVELITEYFSRQVPY from the coding sequence ATGGCTACCTCCAGGCCtacctcaacctcgacctGGTCCAGGCTTGCACTCGCCTTGTCCGCCTCATTCATCCCCCTCCCAGCTTACGCTCAGCTTTACGATAAAGTAATCCAGACCGAGTACGGCCCTGTCAAGGGCTTCAAATACTTCAACAAGTCGACCCTGGAGAAAAATTGGGGGAGTTCCGCTGACGGCAGCAACGTTGCAGCCTTTCTCTCCATCCCCTTTGCCGCCGACACTGCGTACGAGAACCGCTGGAAACCGCCTCAACCGCGCGAGCCCTGGAATGAGACCCTCGTCGCGGATACCTGGGGCCCTGGCTGCCCGACCTCTTACGCAACGGACTACAGCGAGGACTGTCTCACTGTGAACATCTGGACGGGCGCGAATTCCTCGTCTGACAGACTGCCCGTCATGATCTACAATCAGGGCAGTGACGAGCCGAGCAACAGCGCTGTTTACTATGGCGGTGGCGTGGCGCGGAAAGGCGTTGTCGCTGTGACATTCAACCGCCGTGACGATGTCTTTGGGTACCTGGCGCACCCCGAATTGAATGCCGAGTCGGAGAAAGAAAATGGCCACAGCTCGTCAGGCAACTACGGAatcctcgacttcctcgagctgctgaagTGGGTGCAGCGCAACATCGAGAACTTCGGCGGCGACTCTACGAGCGTCACGATAGTCGGACAGTCCTTCGGCTCCGCGCAGGTCTACCACGCCGTCAACAGCGGGCTCTTCAAGGGTCTCTTCCATGGAGCTATTGCCGAGAGTGGCGTGCGATACCCCTACGACACCCTTCTTGCCGGGCTCGCAGATTCGTACGTCACCATGCCGAAAGCTATACAGAATGGTCTCAACTACACAGCCTCGCACAATGCCAGCTCAATCGCGGACCTGCGCAAGCTCTCCACCGAGGAGATCATGGTCGGCTCGGGTGACCGTGTCACAGATGCCGATATCTGGTGGGTGACTGCGCTCTCCTGCATGTACCCGCTCAAATACAAGCCCGTGCTAGACGGCTACGTCCTCCCTGAGAAGTACATCGATAGCCTGCGCAATGGGCCGGCTAATGACGTCCCCTTTATCACCGGCAACAACAAAGACGAGAGCGGTGCTGCGACGTCGACAGACTACACGGCTAAGGAGTACCACGAGTACGCCAGTCTCAAGTACGGCAACCTCTCATCCCGGTATTTCGCTCTTTACCCCGGCAACAACGAGACGCAAGCGAGCCGGTCCTGGAACGCTGCGGCAAGAGATACGTCGCTTGTCTCGTCCTGGCTGTTCGCGAAGGACTGGGCCAAGTCTGCATCTAGCCCGTTCTACACATACTACTGGGACCACGCCCCACCTAGCCAGACCCAGGGTGCGTACCATGAATCTGAAGTTTTCTACACCATGGACACGCTGTATGCGAACGCAGACGATCACGAGTGGACGTGGTATGATTACCATGTCGCGGAGATCATGTCCAGTTACTGGGTTAACTTTGTCAAGACGGGAGATCCCAACCTCGGTGGAACTTATCCATGGAAAAACCTGACGTATTGGGCTCCTGTGGGCAGTGGGAAGAATGAGACGGTGTTCCATGTGGGTGATGGCTTTGGGGAGGTTCCGTTGGCCAAGCACGAGCAGGTGGAGTTGATTACAGAGTACTTTTCAAGGCAGGTGCCATACTAG
- a CDS encoding ferredoxin reductase family protein (transcript_id=CADANIAT00000621): protein MSLHSLSSAEYYFGHINPQKREGKGKTAESLPGPWTRPFVHFQLSRYRIQQYPTRQTLTRTPLNTLHYVKTYIALPASFGPFLTNHQQLFWYHAIPRRLDRLIVLGFWALCIILACVDYQSFDGNIGMTSLSQQNWQYSSDRTGILSYACLPFLWLFGGRNNIFLWATDFNTQSFNIFHRHVAWACTLLAIVHSINYSVFLLTTATILMSFMLVQSMTILRHKGYETFLILHIVFAIVVVYALFRHTSFDGTKWNGYLWPMIAIWAFDRVVRLIRIAYCNLNPVNLKGWENHPFTLGAYVPPSLSLATGSESIQVHEKRQQDSKPIFYAGRDGCETNAANLDFMVVGGTGIAAAVPYIIDHISRSGGAAKTRTTRLRLIWSAKTNEMFERVFCDELAGTLGHEDIMTSFYCTSSKTSFSSSPSSSAAVLELSLATKEKEAGVSVLPTGEKSPSSSNLSGSSNDNAILDARAPSRDPPLPEAADGEASANTSKLATARNPVEFLSGRPNVRAIVTSEAQKAKANSSRLAVLTCGPAQMADECRQTVYEVMRRKNGLRDIEYFEEAFGW from the exons ATGTCATTACACTCCCTCAGCTCTGCCGAATATTACTTTGGCCATATAAACCCCCAAAAAAGGGAGGGAAAAGGGAAAACCGCTGAATCTCTTCCCGGCCCATGGACACGGCCATTCGTCCACTTCCAGCTCTCGAGATACCGAATCCAACAGTATCCGACACGCCAAACCCTCACGCGGACTCCTCTTAACACGCTCCACTACGTTAAGACGTATATCGCCCTACCTGCCAGCTTCGGCCCCTTCTTGACGAACCACCAGCAGCTTTTCTGGTACCATGCCATCCCCCGCCGCCTGGACCGTTTGATCGTGTTGGGGTTCTGGGCACTGTGCATTATCCTCGCTTGTGTGGACTATCAGAGTTTCGATGGCAATATTGG AATGACCAGCCTTTCCCAGCAAAACTGGCAATACTCCTCTGACCGGACAGGCATTCTGTCGTACGCGTGCCTCCCGTTCTTATGGCTCTTCGGCGGACGCAACAATATCTTTCTCTGGGCGACGGATTTTAACACCCAAAGCTTCAATATCTTTCATCGGCATGTGGCTTGGGCATGCACGCTGCTGGCGATTGTGCACTCGATCAATTATAGCGTGTTTTTGCTTACTACG GCCACGATCCTTATGTCCTTTATGCTCGTTCAGTCGATGACAATATTACGGCATAAAGGCTACGAGACCTTTTTGATCCTGCATATCGTCTTCGCCATTGTCGTTGTCTATGCGCTCTTCAG ACATACTAGCTTCGACGGCACGAAATGGAACGGGTATCTCTGGCCGATGATCGCAATCTGGGCTTTCGACCGGGTCGTGCGTCTCATCCGAATCGCATACTGCAATCTGAAC CCCGTGAATCTCAAAGGGTGGGAGAACCACCCGTTCACTCTGGGCGCTTATGTACCTCCTTCTCTGTCACTGGCAACTGGTAGTGAAAGTATCCAGGTCCACGAGAAACGTCAACAAGATTCTAAGCCGATTTTCTATGCTGGACGAGACGGCTGCGAGACCAATGCCGCAAATCTGGACT TCATGGTCGTGGGTGGAACGGGTATTGCTGCGGCCGTGCCGTATATCATTGACCATATTTCGCGCTCTGGCGGTGCAGCAAAGACGCGCACAACCCGGCTTCGGCTTATCTGGTCGGCCAAGACGAACGAGATGTTTGAGCGGGTCTTTTGTGACGAGTTGGCTGGAACCCTCGGGCATGAGGATATCATGACCAGTTTCTACTGCACTAGCTCCAAGACTTcgttctcatcctcgccctcatcTTCGGCTGCGGTGCTGGAACTGTCATTGGCaacgaaggagaaggaggcggGCGTCTCTGTGCTCCCTACGGGTGAAAAGTCCCCGTCGAGCAGCAACCTTTCCGGTTCCAGCAATGACAATGCTATCCTCGATGCTCGAGCCCCATCGAGGGACCCTCCTCTCCCCGAGGCGGCGGATGGAGAAGCCAGCGCCAACACCTCCAAGCTCGCAACTGCGAGAAACCCGGTTGAGTTTCTCTCGGGTCGGCCCAACGTCCGCGCTATCGTGACGTCCGAGGCACAGAAGGCGAAAGCCAACTCTTCGCGTCTGGCGGTCTTGACCTGTGGACCGGCACAAATGGCGGATGAGTGCCGGCAGACGGTGTATGAGGtcatgagaaggaagaatgggTTAAGGGACATTGAGTATTTTGAGGAGGCATTTGGGTGGTGA
- a CDS encoding uncharacterized protein (transcript_id=CADANIAT00000622), whose amino-acid sequence MSCIFCTHASVPVRMSDLSPDVYICHLNRVSHRPARPAPVPMRIPPSIRTRNPEEVSVSCFMRTYVLIVEKSRRGGHLAFLPEFYLEKSSESCLRLSVLSLGYLALFNNRHQSQTIWIQARKHYSAALAALAAVIDTKESAVRDEVFARPEWRVEDATGRSYPWGACPHSSQGSASLSGKHGCRLLAWAFNQLQIQAIANNEYGYAHLPSLFEDLERPDSVCQAIKLVSLVSGFCESTRETRHPPTYPQTLPQSLEEPPDQSANIWTACFMALITSSTLLFYVRCLDYFPAFFLTDCESRPADGELYFPVFYRYDIYRRIEQSLNTICSSVRYALGDLDVYGTFHLFPEINHGIAYNLRWPISLVSQCGFASTEQVLLCTEVLQHTYSATARLDSVRTLLRRAVAHVLAEYQFSEPTVLGQTCLSSLAGMEPATAPRVKGARGSVVTSQFEDILRAAPLLIILSPRVCSTLLPDLDPRVSRTIPGGRRIAEKGSGEDSIR is encoded by the exons ATGTCCTGCATCTTCTGCACCCACGCATCCGTGCCCGTGCGCATGTCAGATCTCAGTCCTGACGTCTACATCTGCCATCTCAACAGGGTTTCGCACCGTCCGGCGCGCCCCGCCCCCGTACCTATGCGTATTCCCCCTTCCATTCGAACAAGAAACCCCGAGGAGGTCTCTGTATCGTGCTTCATGCGGACATATGTCCTGATTGTCGAGAAGTCCCGCCGCGGCGGCCACCTCGCCTTCCTGCCGGAATTCTACCTTGAAAAGTCCTCTGAGTCGTGCCTGCGGCTTTCAGTCCTAAGTCTTGGGTATCTGGCACTGTTTAATAACCGCCACCAATCCCAGACCATCTGGATTCAGGCAAGGAAGCACTATAGCGCAGCACTGGCGGCTCTCGCTGCGGTAATTGACACCAAGGAATCGGCGGTCCGGGATGAGGTCTTTGCCA GACCTGAGTGGCGAGTGGAGGACGCAACTGGACGATCATATCCCTGGGGTGCATGCCCCCATTCAAGCCAGGGCTCGGCCAGCCTGAGTGGAAAGCATGGGTGTCGGCTGCTCGCGTGGGCATTCAATCAGCTG CAAATCCAAGCAATTGCAAACAACGAATACGGATACGCGCATTTGCCATCTCTGTTCGAGGATCTCGAAAGACCAGACAGTGTCTGCCAAGCCATAAAACTGGTGAGCCTGGTATCCGGCTTCTGCGAGTCGACCAGAGAAACCAGGCATCCTCCAACATATCCACAAACGCTACCGCAGAGCTTGGA GGAGCCGCCGGATCAAAGCGCTAACATATGGACGGCATGTTTCATGGCACTCATCACCTCCAGCACTCTCCTCTTCTACGTCCGCTGCCTCGACTACtttccagccttcttccttaCCGACTGCGAGTCTAGGCCAGCAGATGGAGAGCTCTATTTCCCAGTCTTCTACCGCTACGACATCTATCGTCGAATTGAACAGTCGCTCAACACCATCTGCTCTTCGGTGCGATACGCACTAGGCGACCTGGATGTGTACGGCACGTTTCACCTGTTTCCAGAAATCAACCACGGAATAGCGTACAATCTCCGATGGCCGATCTCGCTGGTTTCGCAATGCGGCTTCGCGTCCACAGAGCAGGTCTTGCTCTGTACCGAGGTATTGCAGCATACGTACTCGGCAACTGCACGGCTTGATTCAGTTCG AACATTACTCAGACGGGCAGTCGCACATGTCCTTGCTGAGTACCAATTTAGTGAACCCACGGTCTTGGGCCAGACTTGCCTGTCCAGCCTCGCAGGTATGGagccagcaacagcacccCGAGTCAAAGGGGCCCGTGGCTCGGTAGTGACTTCCCAATTCGAGGATATTTTGCGAGCGGCTCCACTTTTGATAATCTTATCGCCGAGGGTATGCTCCACTTTGCTTCCTGATTTGGATCCTAGGGTTTCTCGCACCATTCCCGGTGGCCGAAGGATAGCCGAGAAGGGTAGCGGCGAAGATTCGATCCGTTGA
- a CDS encoding protein CYP65T1 (transcript_id=CADANIAT00000625), whose translation MPLTLSLILWPLVGFCLYVAIITTWYTLFSPLRVIPGPKSWTFFPILRHISAILGRFDTDMRRFHAQYGPVVRFGPREVSFITADAWKTIYGHGHTQLPKYMHSAADPQSIISTNDTDHSRYRRALSHAFSARGLQEQEPLIQSYVDKLIVRLKGVAESGRPEDMVKWFNLTTFDIIGDLAFGEPFGGLDSAEYHHWVSTIFQSIKVNPFILLKDNYPMLGWLLLRAFVPETLRQAKKRQIEHSRVTVQKRLSSDIHTRPDFMDSMLRSRHYTYNQNDWKKAPDALTDSEIVSNSNILIIAGSETTATLLSGVTYWILRNPRVLSRVVCEVRSVMKSEADITVQKVSTELPYLLACFDEAFRLYPPVPTGLQRRTLAPTFISGYEMPPGTIVSVHQSGAYRSESNFHLPNNFIPERWLPDAKTNPSSQFYHDNRAVVQPFSVGPRNCIGRNLAFAEMRVILARVLWNFDLELCKESENWSDQKSKLWAQPDLATEEAIRLH comes from the exons ATGCCCCTGACTCTGTCACTCATCCTCTGGCCTTTAGTGGGCTTCTGTCTCTACGTTGCCATCATTACAACATGGTATACCCTCTTCAGTCCTCTCCGTGTCATCCCAGGCCCAAAGTCATGGACCTTCTTCCCCATTTTACGGCACATCTCCGCCATCCTCGGCCGCTTTGACACCGATATGCGCCGCTTCCACGCCCAATACGGCCCGGTCGTACGCTTTGGTCCGAGAGAAGTCTCGTTTATAACTGCTGACGCCTGGAAAACCATCTATGGTCATGGACACACCCAGCTGCCGAAATATATGCACTCTGCTGCAGACCCGCAGTCCATCATCTCTACAAACGACACTGACCACTCACGCTACCGCAGGGCTCTATCGCATGCATTCTCGGCCAGAGGactgcaggagcaggagcccCTGATCCAGAGCTATGTCGATAAGCTGATTGTACGTCTGAAAGGCGTTGCGGAATCGGGTCGTCCGGAAGACATGGTCAAGTGGTTTAATCTCACCACTTTTGATATCATCGGTGACTTGGCCTTTGGAGAGCCATTTGGTGGTCTCGATAGCGCAGAGTATCACCACTGGGTATCGACGATTTTCCAATCTATCAAGGTGAATCCGTTTATACTACTCAAAGACAATTACCCTATGCTCGGCTGGCTCCTGCTTCGCGCCTTTGTACCAGAGACCCTCAGGCAGGCGAAAAAGAGACAAATCGAGCACTCGCGGGTTACTGTGCAGAAGAGGCTCTCCTCAGATATCCACACCCGGCCTGACTTTATGGACTCGATGCTCCGCAGTCGCCACTATACTTACAACCAGAACGACTGGAAAAAGGCCCCAGACGCGTTGACTGACTCCGAGATCGTGTCGAATTCGAATATTCTGATCATAGCCGGCAGCGAAACGACCGCGACGCTGCTGTCGGGAGTGACGTACTGGATCCTTCGGAACCCAAGAGTGCTGAGCAGAGTCGTGTGCGAAGTCCGCTCTGTCATGAAGAGCGAAGCCGACATCACCGTCCAGAAAGTCTCGACCGAGCTGCCGTACCTGCTCGCTTGCTTTGACGAGGCGTTCAGACTGTACCCGCCCGTCCCGACTGGCCTGCAGCGGAGGACATTAGCTCCTACATTTATTTCTGGATATGAGATGCCCCCAGGA ACCATTGTTTCCGTCCACCAATCCGGCGCGTACAGATCCGAAAGCAACTTCCATCTCCCCAACAACTTCATCCCCGAGAGGTGGCTCCCAGACGCAAAGACCAACCCGTCCTCCCAATTCTACCATGATAACCGGGCGGTCGTGCAGCCATTTTCCGTCGGCCCGCGGAACTGCATTGGGCGGAACCTTGCCTTTGCGGAGATGCGTGTGATTCTTGCCCGGGTGCTCTGGAACTTCGACCTTGAGCTATGTAAGGAAAGCGAGAACTGGAGTGATCAGAAGTC AAAGCTATGGGCGCAGCCGGACCTGGCCACCGAGGAAGCCATCCGTCTGCATTGA
- a CDS encoding uncharacterized protein (transcript_id=CADANIAT00000626) — protein sequence MAISADDAPKLAGSVIALTSLALITYSLRVYCRVSRRLWAAEDWIMTAAVFFLIFEVGYCAAIIPIKLSISWMLIRIAEGRKLYIYIQYIIIALFTIMNVIALIFILTDCIPVEAAWDKSLLKNGGRCQPPQVLADVYYACTAVNITTDWVTALMPIPLLWNVQLGRNSKLSVMGLMSLGILASLSACVRLNYTVNLTNQDEFLYAVANVVIWGFAENAIGMTVGNIATLRPLFRTLFESTGRSGYSSRPSRLESGFELSQQGKGTAAYTYTTTLTEVKGAQAQSGRESKDQDSQLSDSDSQKMILEGNKTGQGNNIMVSRQVNVSYE from the exons ATGGCCATCTCCGCAGATGATGCGCCGAAGCTGGCGGGAAGTGTGATCGCCTTGACTTCCCTTGCCCTGATCACCTATTCCTTGCGGGTATATTGTCGAGTCAGCAGGAGACTGTGGGCGGCGGAAGATTGGATCATGACAGCAGCAGTG TTTTTCCTGATATTCGAGGTCGGCTATTGTGCCGCCATTATTCCaatcaagctcagcatcagctgGATGCTGATCCGAATCGCTGAAGGGCGAAAGCTCTATATATACATTCAGTATATCATTATCGCTCTCTTTACGATTATGAACGTCATAGCTTTGATCTTTATTCTAACTGACTGTATTCCAGTTGA GGCTGCCTGGGACAAGAGTCTTCTAAAAAATGGTGGACGCTGCCAACCTCCTCAAGTTTTGGCAGATGTTTACTATGCTTGCACAGCTGTCAACATTACTACAGACTGGGTGACTGCCCTAAT GCCAATCCCCCTGCTCTGGAACGTCCAGCTCGGCCGTAACAGCAAGCTGTCCGTCATGGGTCTGATGAGCCTTGGTATCTT AGCCTCACTTTCAGCATGCGTCCGGCTCAACTACACAGTCAACCTCACCAATCAAGACGAGTTCCTATACGCCGTAGCCAATGTGGTGATCTGGGGATTTGCCGAAAATGCCATCGGCATGACGGTTGGCAATATTGCAACTCTGCGCCCCTTGTTTCGCACACTCTTTGAGAGCACCGGCAGATCCGGCTACAGCAGCCGTCCCTCGCGACTCGAGTCTGGGTTCGAGTTGAGCCAGCAGGGAAAGGGCACCGCGGCATATACATATACAACCACCCTCACCGAGGTCAAGGGGGCGCAGGCTCAGAGCGGCAGAGAGAGTAAAGACCAGGACAGTCAATTGAGCGACAGTGATAGCCAGAAGATGATTCTGGAGGGAAACAAAACGGGTCAGGGTAACAATATTATGGTCAGCCGGCAGGTCAATGTGTCATATGAGTGA